The DNA sequence ttttcaactcCGACCAAATTCCAACAAGGTTCTGACTCTGACGAAGTCAGAGTTTATAGAATTCAGAGTCGGAATAACTTCGACTCCACTAGTCAGAGTttagagtcggagtcagagcccACATGGGCTCCAAACTCCGAACtctaatatttattctttttaaaaaaatatatcaaaacgATGTCGTTCCACTTTAAGAGGAATGACGTCATTTCACTCATGCAAATCCAAAACGCAGGGGAAAACTAAACTATATTTAACAAAGCGACGTTGTTTTGTGGAGAAGGGAGTCTTGTATTTTGGAACCCCTTCTTCCCTCCTCACTTTTGCACAAGGTAGGAACTTCCCTTTGTCTCCATAGTCCACACTATGCTTCGTGAAGTTCATCTCCCAGTTCCTGTCATTTGTTGTCACCTGAGGCCACCGCAAGCTGCTTTCCAGAGTTTATCACAAATTGTAAGCCACTCGactactcaattttttttttttatagaattttaggATTCCAAAATCATTGTATTTAAACATTGtggtttgaaatttgtgaaatgTGTTTAATTTCTTGTTCATTTTCAATGATTTGTGATTTACATTttcaataatttcaatttttagactattaaatttaaaaattaggtATGTTGCAATCGCGTACTTTTATTCCAACCTCCAGGTGACGTTCGCTCGAGCAAACGTTACAAAGattgttatgattttaaatgatttttttttttacataattttaatgttttcattatttaatttataatttatatgattttgtagactTAACTGTAAACTCTAAACTAATTTTGGATGATTGAGACAAACGCACCGTGGGATGATCCCTTTGTTGGTGAGAAACTCAATTATGGAAATtaccatcatgcaaaactcATCAGAGTTAGAGGTGGAAGTGAGTTCATAATGTGtcatattttttgtcatttatcACTTGACTGATGATTTAAAACTCTATAGttaaatgattaaagaaaaaatagtgcatctgatcaataaaacttcatgcaggaaaattgaaaatcactatcgagtcatcgactcaaatGCATGGATTGTCAAGACTGATACAGGAGAATGTGGCTGTTTCATATTTCAGTAAACAAACGAAACAAGAGTTGCATATAAAGAATCTAATGTTTTCtgaaggaaaaaggaaagttTTGAggggaacaaaacaaaaacgagattcatttctttcttctcctttgaTTTGCTTGGGACAGAAATCCTAGTGAAAAATACAAATTCCTTTTCTGAACACTgccttctcttccttcttcctcaaCAATAAAGAGCTTCAAGGACATTATAGACACTTCTGCTAATAATGAATCTGTACtccaaccaaaaaacaaaacaatgctGGCAAAAACTCACTGGGAGCACCAAATCTAAACTGCAAAAGAGCCTGAAAGAGTGATTTAGTTAAGAGTTAGTACTTGATCGTACCGCAAGAATTTCACGCAAAACAATCCTTAAATCCAAATGAGTTAAGTTTCATTTGAGAAAGATGCAAAGTTGTGCAATTGGCATGTCCCGAAATGTTGTGTTAAAGATCATGAAACTCAACCCAAGAGTCTTTTGTTCCAAATGGTGATGTACCTGTACACTATATGCACTTGGATGGGGTTGATCTTTAAAGAGCCTTTTGTGGGTCAAGTTGTCCGCTACAGTAACTGGAAGGAACAGCAGATAGTTCCTGCCTTCCTCTCCATTCTTCACCAGGTTTCAATGTAATGGGTTTCTCCACACAAGCAGCCTCAACACATAGCATGTGCTTGTATTCATTATCCCCAAAGTCAGGAATTGCCTTTGCCTTCTTATCCCATGGATTCCAAACCACTGCAGAGGAAAATAATTATGCTAAAAATGCCACACTAGCAATGCTGAAGACTTATGATGAATGAGTTCAAccatcaaataataataagaatggAGATAATTTTATCATCATACTctcaataaaaagaaataaaaatgataaattattacatttattATAATAAGGCAGTTGCCCATCAAGATTGATAGGCAACCACTCACTTTTTTTGCACGATTTTTTCGTGCAAAAAGGTTGATTAATAGCAAGCAAGCCATCTAACTTACCCATAGAATCTGATTATGTGGCAGTCCTAAAGTCATTTATAACAACTGCATTCACAGTGTACTCCATTTTAATCCAGCTCAAAATTTGAGGGCCTGTATCTTAAGGTACACAAAAATTTCAAAGCGACAGCTAGTCCATTTTCTTGCACTACCATTTCCCTAATcctaatatcatctcatcaacTGGCTATCTACTAttgaaaaaactaattaaatttgcTAACATAGAATGGAAAATTCAAAGCCTAAGCATGTGGATCAGACCCAACTCACCAGCATCTGGAAGTCCATCTTTCCGCAATTCATACGTTCTCTTCCTTTCATGGTCAATAATGGCAATTTTTGTGGGTGTACTGAGATATGCTTTGTCCACCTTTTACAACAAGAGTAATTAGAGcaactaatatatatttgaacaaGATTACTGCAAAAATACCAAGCATTCCTATTCAAACAAGTACTAACTTCTGCTTCGAACGTTATTGCATCCCCTTGTTCTGTAAATCTCTCTTTATTCTTCAGGTAATCCAAATAATCCAAGGTCTCTAGTCCTTCCACACGCACTTCACTAAACAGAAGAACATGAGAgctaattagaaaataatacataatttaCATTCTCCTGAATTCTTAGTGCATCAATCACAAATGTAGTTAACTGCTCATCTAAGGTCATACAAAATGAATCAACAAAACTTGCCTCTGAAAGTGTCATCTATGATGCACGAACATTACATAAATGTCAGGCATAAATTCTGCAAGCAGTTAAACAACAGAAACTAATTCATCAGACAATGGTATTGCCTTTTTGGTGTTTATTTCATCTCCAGACACTAATTGATCTCTTTCTCCAGGGCCCAACATGAAGAGACTAATAGAATGGGCACTTTAGAAAATTTATCGagaatattaaaatgataaaatggatGAAGTGTCATAGTTAACACAACTAGCATGAATGATGGCAAAGTAGTTGTGTTCTTCCGAAATTTGGAGTCTTCATAAGAAATAGAAGCTAAACCAAGTTGGATTAGGTTTGTCTATCTCACAGTAGTTCAGCAATACGCCATTGCTTAAGATGGACGGAAGAAAGTACTGTTTTGAGCGAGAGGGGCAGAGACAGCTTCTCATGTGTGACACATTGCTCCTCACCAAAAGAAGGTTCACAAGATATCTCTATTTGTATTTAACTACATGCCTCTCTCACAAATATCAAATACAAGGCACGAAAAATTCATAGCTATTTTGTGATCTTAATAAGTCCCAGATCAATCAATTGATTAAATTGTTTGATTCCAATTAATTGACTAGAGGAAAAGAAGACTAAGGGCTTGTTTCGGAaagttatctcatctcatctcataatttctcataatttctttcccaaatatcactcaaacacacacttttcaaattcaaatcttcaactttttcatctaattattacctaatcgttacaactttctcaaacttccaaacaaaatacaaaaaataatacaactttttttttataagtcaataatacaactttttcaaattttaaaacaaaaataatattaaaaaattatattctaacaatattttaactttataatatttttattcaatttttttctcattttccaaaacccaataaagcatcttaactcaaaccatttgaCTAATATTcgcaaactatttcactactgttcacaaaattttcatctcatctcatctcattccccaagcatcccctaAGTTTGAGATAGATAGCAAACATGTCAAATGGTTCAAACATATCCGATGACATCAATGTTGGACTCCTTAGTGAAACTAAATGTGAGAGGGCAATATGATTGATGCAGTATGGGGGGTAAAGGGGAATAACTCAaggtaatattaaaaaaaagcatCAAAATGGAACCTGATATCGGTAACGGCAAAATATGTGTGGTAGGAAAATGTGAACATAAACGGCTTTCCATCGGTATTTGTATTGCGAATACGAGAAGTCATCATCAAATCTCCTCCAGGTCCCAAAGTTACCCTTAGGCGAAACTCGTATCTGTAAATGATAGTGATAATATTATCTATTAGTTCAAGATTTACTTCAGTCAAAAGATCTGGTAACATATTTTAGGAGTCCTAATACCACTCCCATATAGCAGATGATCATTTCTTGGAATAAACTAAATGATTGTttacacaaacaaaaaaaaagtgaaactaATGCTCAACCTCAATAACTTGTCCCCTCGACCCACCCAACAATAAacgaaaaacagaaaaaagaagggTAAGCATGGAATGGAAGTAACTTGCTCCAATGCCTTGTAAGCAATTACATGATACCTTTATTAAACATGCAATCAAGATTGAGTCATGCACCTGTGTGGCCAGATCTTTGCATCTTCTTCAGAGTGCTTAAGGATCAAATCAATGAAAGCCTTGTTGGGGCTACATGTCAGAAAAGGCGGAGGATCAGGATCTACCATCCAATGCCTATTCCTAGCAAACCCATGTTGTTCAAGAGAACCCTGAATTCCAAACTCCATATGTAGAAGATTTTTTTGGTTAgcttttaaggaaaaaaataataataataaggggAGAAAAGAACTGGAGGAGAGCCACATACTTGAGGAAAACAAATTGGAATACCTCCACGTATAGCCTTTGGAGGCTTAAAAATAGCCTGCAACACACAAATattcaaaagggaaaaaaaaaaaaaaaactggtagAAAGaatgaatgataaaaaaaatcagacatATGAAGAACTTTTCTACACTAATTGCAGTTCAGAAATTTATGCATAAGAATTTAAGGAGatttacatttgatttgaatttttttcataaatgaattttgtcaaTAAAAAATGGGATGAGATCCCATACTCTATGCATGAGCATGACTTTCCTCCTCTCCTCGCCCCTTCCTTAGGGTTGCCTCTCCTCTGCAAGTGACCCAGCTCCCCCTCCCTATCTCCTTCTATAATACCCCAAATTGAGAATAGGAAGGTGGCGAATGAAATCTCACATTGTTACGAGGAAGAAGTTCTTGTCCTTGATTATAATTCCATAGgattccaattgtatcattaactaatcATTTTAGAGTATTGTATGTGAGTTGGGCCTTCCTTAAGTTGTAgcaaatggtattagagtcaAACCCCTCTAGaagtgtgggacttgagctgTGTCACCTATAATGGAATGGTTAAGATTGGATTTAGTATGGGAAGGTGGTCAATGGGATACATTGCTTGAGAGGAAAAAGCTCTTGCCCTTTGTAATGATTTCAAGGAGCTCCAACTATAATCTTGACTAATCCCTTATAGAGTCCAAGCTCAAATGTGGCTTGAACCTTTCTTGGGTTGTTACACCTTCTCTCCCAACAACATGGACCTCAACGTGGGTCCAAAGCTTCAAGTTACAAGTTGGCTAACATGTTACAAACTAGACAAATGGAATAAGAAAATTTCGAGCAATATCTCAATGCTAGACGACCAAAGTTTTTACAAATTAGTAACCCCTAACAAGAGCGATATCTAAAGGCTAAtctagaagaaaaaatttcaccCACTCTACCATAAGCATCATCCACAATATCATTCCTTTAAAGgctaaaaaaaactcatcaagTCTTTCCCAAGAGCTTCCAACCATTTTCGATCACATTCTTAAAAAAAGTGTCAGGCCTGGTCTAGAATTGGGTGGTAGCCCACCTATATAGTTAAGATCCATGCACTACTAATTTATCAGATGGAAAAAATGCATACATTCATTACGTATCAACATAGGTTTCCTTTCACTAGTAATAGAGCAGGTATGAAACAAGCTAATCCTATTAGTATACATAAAAGaccaaattaaattaagaatttGATGTCATTGACGATCAGTAGAGAAACAGCTTTTTACAAATATAACACATTGACATACCTTACTACTAAGAAAAAGCAATTCTTCTCCATGCTCATTCTTCCAAGAGGTAACTTGAGCCCCATACAAATATACCTAttacaaaaatgataaactcATAAATAGCACAGCTAAGTTGAAATAAGCAACATCCGTCACTTTGTCAGCattataaaaggaaacaatCAGAAAAGTTCAACTATAAAAATCTAATCAAGAAAATACCTCGTTTTTTTTCTAGTAGCCACACTCTAATTGAGTTGCACTCGCATGTTAACAAATAGGTTTATACAAGCATATACACATATAAATTGAGCTCAGGTTGCATGAAAGGAAACACACCAGCAATGAGCTCTGGAAAGTATGCAGGTGAAGGAATGAAAAGAGCTACAGAACCAATAACATCGGCACATACAATTTTTAGAAAATCCTTAAGGTGTTAAACCCTTCTTGATCTAAGAAAATAAGCCTCCTCATAAGTCTACATTTCCAAGTACAAGCTAAACCAAAAAAACACCTCAATACAAAAAGAGTGCACAAAAAAAAGCTACACCAGTAAATTAATCAActcctgttatatttttttggatcaGTTAAAATCAACTCCtgttatatgaaaataaaatgtaccAATCTACAATTTTTTAAGATCATGGACCTCTGAGAGAAGATCAGGAGAAGCTAAAGCCAAGCAAGAAAAAGTAACACAAAGTCAGGTAAACCTCAAATACATaagattttttaatgaaataaacttgAGGTTTTCATTATTTCCAAGTAAATACTCGTTAATAATCGAAACTAATGAAGAAGCCCAACTTGAATCTTTATCAAGGCAGTGATGCTAATGTCAAAACAATCCAAAATTATAAGTTCGGTTCGTTTCTTATGGTCATTGAACTGGGCTAGATAGCAGTTGTTACAGTTGCTTATTGCCTACTGTTTTCAGACGGTACTGGTTTCTTTCACAATCAAGCAAAAACGTTATAAGAATTTATAACAACTTTTCCACACGTTTTCTTGAACAAAAGATATTAGAATGTGAAACTTTCAGGAAATCTTTGATTGTATTGCAAGATTTTTATTAACTCGAGATCAGATAATATCTCCATAAACTTTCTCCTCATCTCCAAAGTTTGCCAAGTCATCCAAAGAATCGGCAGTCTCTCATATCTGTTCAAGATAGGCAGATTGGACGCATAGCACCgcaagaatataatataaacacaCACAAAGGAGCCTTGTTGCCAAACACTGTCGCAAAAAATGGGGCATAAAACACATCCGTTACCCACATAGAATGAACACATTTTGCAAATGGACACAATGACAGAAATTTGCGAAaccaatttttttaacaaaatagaggaagaaaaagaaatcaatccAACATAAATACATAGATAGATTCAATGCTGGCAGGAAATCTTGATGTATTGTAATGCGTGAATCACCAAAGATGAcacaaaataaacagaaaccGAAGtgcaagaaaaatgaaattattaacaGAAGCACACAATACAATACCAACGCATTAGTGCAACAAAGGAAAGAAACagtccgagagagagagagagcgcgttTGAATGAACGGTACCTCAGCAGAACAGCCACGAACCTCGCGGAGAATGACCTTTGGGAGGCCATTCACACCCTTAGTGTGCTCCACAAACACCATTTCCCCAGACGAAGAACTCGACattttctccctctttctctttacACGCACGCAAACGCGCACACAGAAAACAAACAATCACAATCTCTCGCTCTCTTGcgatctctctttctccttcgGAACTaactatttgaaattttgaaccaCTTCGGTATCGGACATCGTTATCCTCTATTTATAGGAGATGGGGACTCACGGGGGAGAGAGAGTGTGGGTGTGTGTGCGCGACAGCAACGCAAAAGTCATTATTTTATGgtgattttttctttccattttttctatttttgggacttattattctatttatttaactGCTTCTCTAATCTCCAATATCCTatccttctttttgtttttttatttaaatacaaatatagtcttttatatatatatatatatatatatttatgaccaaagtgattttttataaaataatatttttttctttttttttatacatttaattgtaaaatatatcatgcatcaatcattattcattttcacGCTccatacttatattttttttataagatatgagttattttttataagatattaaaatatatttttataagatgtaatgtgtgaaatgataaataataagtGATAAGAGaatgtttttgcacttcaattATCCCTTAATAAATGGAGACAGACCTATATGttttccacttttattttattttgttttgtttttatttattattattttttttggtggggGAGGGTGAggttttaatttatcataaaatgatgataCTTAATATCCTTGAAACCCAACTCCAgcatcaattaattaattataatggcAAATAACACCGTTTTGTTAACATTATGAGAT is a window from the Juglans regia cultivar Chandler chromosome 7, Walnut 2.0, whole genome shotgun sequence genome containing:
- the LOC108986102 gene encoding putative glucose-6-phosphate 1-epimerase isoform X1, whose protein sequence is MSSSSSGEMVFVEHTKGVNGLPKVILREVRGCSAEVYLYGAQVTSWKNEHGEELLFLSSKAIFKPPKAIRGGIPICFPQFGIQGSLEQHGFARNRHWMVDPDPPPFLTCSPNKAFIDLILKHSEEDAKIWPHRYEFRLRVTLGPGGDLMMTSRIRNTNTDGKPFMFTFSYHTYFAVTDISEVRVEGLETLDYLDYLKNKERFTEQGDAITFEAEVDKAYLSTPTKIAIIDHERKRTYELRKDGLPDAVVWNPWDKKAKAIPDFGDNEYKHMLCVEAACVEKPITLKPGEEWRGRQELSAVPSSYCSGQLDPQKAL
- the LOC108986102 gene encoding putative glucose-6-phosphate 1-epimerase isoform X2, whose amino-acid sequence is MSSSSSGEMVFVEHTKGVNGLPKVILREVRGCSAEVYLYGAQVTSWKNEHGEELLFLSSKAIFKPPKAIRGGIPICFPQGSLEQHGFARNRHWMVDPDPPPFLTCSPNKAFIDLILKHSEEDAKIWPHRYEFRLRVTLGPGGDLMMTSRIRNTNTDGKPFMFTFSYHTYFAVTDISEVRVEGLETLDYLDYLKNKERFTEQGDAITFEAEVDKAYLSTPTKIAIIDHERKRTYELRKDGLPDAVVWNPWDKKAKAIPDFGDNEYKHMLCVEAACVEKPITLKPGEEWRGRQELSAVPSSYCSGQLDPQKAL